The DNA sequence AGACTATGAAGTACGAATCAAGGAATTTCACGAAGCCATTAACTCTATTGACGTTGAATACAGAAGTGAGTCGGAAGGTCTTTTTGAAGTGGAAAATGAGGAGGGAACCTCTGAATATAGACTCAATCACCCTTCTGAAGAAATGATTACTTTAGGAAATTTTTATGGACGCGCTAGTGACAATACAATAAAAACGGATGATGTTTATGGAGAAATAGCCGAATTTATTTTCAACCCAAACCTAGAAGATATAGTGAGCGAATTAAAGGAAGGAGATACGATCATGATCTCCTACTTCAAAGATGAACATACCGGTGAGAAGCTTATTACGAGAATTGATAAAATGTAATAGTTGTTATCGTATGAGGTTGACTCAAAAGGTTGATTTTTTTACCTTTTGGAGTCAACCTCTAAGCAATGTGCGTAGCGACCGCAATCCCATAAAGACCGCTATAAGTGTTTTTTTAAAAAGATAAGTATAAATAAGAAAATAATTTTTTCACCCAAGAACATATCGAGTGAACTAAAAAAGACTGCTTCTTATCCTATTCAGTTCCATCCTGAATATATTCTTTAATGAGTAATTCTTCTATGCCTTGCTTTTGGGCTTTTTTAGCCATTCTATTAAATAGGAATCGAACGAAAAATGGCATTTTCACTAATCTAGTATCCTGCATATTTAGAATGACGACAGCGTGCAACATGTTATCAAACTTCCCCTTTTTGCTAATCTTTCCGTCTGCAGCAAGTCCATAGGCTATTCGCATAGATTCTTCAAATTTATGTGGTGGTGTTAGTTTTACTCGGAAAGTAACAGGCTCAGTATCTGATGCGTTTTTAAATAAGTGGTGCGTTTCTTTTGGAACAGTTACTTTTTCTCCTGGATTTATGACATGCTCTTCTTTCCCTCGGATGACAAATAATTGCCCTTTTACCCCTTCAAACTCTTCTTCAAATTCTAAGTGATAATGAAGAGGTGGCCCTTCTCCACCAGGTGGAAGATTTACCTCGATAAGTAGGTATTCACCATTTGTCTCTTTTGCATTTTCCAAAAATGTTATAACCTCACCCGTATGAGCATGAGTTATCGAACGATCTTTTGTAGCTGTTTCCACTGTATCACCCCTATTTGTTTTATAGTAAAAATTATACCAAAAACAGAATGGAGTAGTGTGAATAATCAGAAAAAAATATTGTTACTTAGTAACTAGGTATCTAGTCTCTTAGTTCTAGATATAGAGTATAGAGGTTTGTTGTAATAGCATGAGAAGAAAAACGAGAGTGTTAGTGTTGTTAGAGTGTTTCTTAGAGCATATAGAGAAGAAGTAAAATAGTTAAAGTGCCGATAGAGCAGTGCTCAGAACACATAAGCAAGGAAAAAAATCGATAAATTACCGATAAGAGAGTGAAAATCCAACCAAAAATTCATTAAAACACTTCTTCATCACATACAACAAACACTAATACTCAGGGCGAAGACGCTATGATATATTTAGATTAGAGTGAAAACAATATTTACCATTGTTGTGAAAAAACGAGTACTGGAGGGGTTCGTGATTTGAAGAAGCTATATTTGCCACTCGTCATTGCTATTCTATTAACTGCTCTTTTTTTCTTTTTAATTAATGTAATGGGTTCATCACCAGGTGATACTTCGGGGAACGGCAATCCAGCCATCATATTGATGATGCTATTAGTACCTCTATTTTGTTTCTTCATATATTTTTC is a window from the Evansella cellulosilytica DSM 2522 genome containing:
- a CDS encoding cupin domain-containing protein; its protein translation is METATKDRSITHAHTGEVITFLENAKETNGEYLLIEVNLPPGGEGPPLHYHLEFEEEFEGVKGQLFVIRGKEEHVINPGEKVTVPKETHHLFKNASDTEPVTFRVKLTPPHKFEESMRIAYGLAADGKISKKGKFDNMLHAVVILNMQDTRLVKMPFFVRFLFNRMAKKAQKQGIEELLIKEYIQDGTE